ATCAGAAAACTGGTCTGACCTTCAGAAGAAACAGGTTTGTGCCTATTAAGAGATATTGAAAAAGTCAATAAGAGGGAGGGTTTTCTGCAGAAGACTCTTAAGTGGCCTTAATGCAACATCTCTCAGGAACaatgttctgttttgtttattatttgctcTTTGGTTCCCATACTATTTGCtctttggttttaatttaatttttacacaACTCTTCAAGGTGCTCTACCCTTACCCACATTTTGCAAATGAGTTCATTGAGCTTACTGAGCCTGTTCCATATCACACAGCCGAGAGTGGAGGGCTGCCTGCAGAGCCCCTACTCTTACCTATTACATCTTTTGGGTGACACTGGTAGGGACAGGTCAATTGCTCTCCCTTCAGTTATGATGGAAAACCAGGAGGAAAATACTCGGAAGAGTTTTGCCCCTTTGCCTGCACCAGTTTTCACAGTGTTCAAGTGGAGTGCACCTCGGAGTGgaaacctctctgagcttccatcTCTAAATGAGGCGGTAGCACCAGACTGCTGAAGGCTGAGCTCTCCGGGGGCTGACGGTCTGTGATTACTGAGCATTGGTAGAAGTGGGGGCTAATTGAGTGAGTTAGTAATTTCGTTGCCAAGGTAACTCTTTCCTGATTGGAAGGAAGGGATCACAGGTTTCAACACAGACTTTGCTAGATAGGAAAGTGGTGTCTGATCTTTGCTCCAGGTTTCTGCATCTAagctggaaaaaagaaagagcagaagAGGGTAAAACTTGAATCCAAATATTGTCAGATGTATGCCTAATTTAGATTGAAATCTTGGGGTGGCAGACTCTGGAGTTCTCTGTGAGGTGTGGCATTCTTTTCTCTAAACCCCTTATTTGCCAATGTATGTGTTcactttgtttcatttcatttatacCTTTGTTCTCTTATCTCACCCAggccattttctatttttttttttttttttagacggagtctcgctctgtcgcccaggctggagtgcagtggccagatctcagctcactgcaagctccgcctcccgggtttacgccattctcctgcctcagcctcccaggtagctgggactacaggcgcccgccacctcgcccggctagtttttttatattttttagtagagacggggtttcaccgtgttagccaggatggtctcgatctcctgaccttgtgatccgcctatttcggcctcccaaagtgctgggattacaggcttgagccactgcgcctggcccacccAGGCCATTTTCTGTGGCCAGCTGTCTTCATAGGATGCTGAACATTTTGTAAGGAAATGGCATTCCCTAACTCAGCCTAGGAACTTGGAGCACAATTTTCCGGGGTTCCGATGGCGGGGTCACCAATTTGGGCAACTGCAGAGATGTCATTCCCATGGTAGCCTATGTGCAGAGTTATGCAGTGAACAATATTGGACCATGTTTGATGATATGGAGCCATTGGAAAGAGCCCTGAGTTGGGAGCTGGGAGACCTAGGTTCTAGACTTTGCTAGGCCTCTGGCTTCATAAACAACATTGGTAGGTCATTCTGCCCTGCTCACTTCCTTGGACTGTTTTTCCACCTATAAAATGGTccaatatgactttttttttttttttttttttttttttgagacagagtctttgctctattgcccaggctggagtgcaatggtgagatctcggctcactgcacgctctgcctcctagattcaagcgattctcctggctgagcctcctagtagctgggattacaggtgcccaccaccacgtccagctaatttttgtatttttagtagagatgcggtttccccattttggccaggctggtctcttgacctcaggtgatccacctgccttggcctcccaaagtgctaagattacaggcatgagccaccacatctgccccaatataacttttaaaatactttatgtaaatcctggctgggtgaggtggctcacacttgtaatcccagcactttgggaggttgaggcaggtggattgcttgagcccaggagtttgagaacagcctgggccacatggcaaaaccttgtctctataaaaagttttaaaattagccgagcatggtggcatgcgcctgtagtagTCCAATTACTcaagaggtgggaggatcgcttgagtccaggaggtagaggttgcagtaagctgagatctcaccattgcactcctgggtGACTGACTGAGACCccatcacaaacaaacaaataaaccccGCACTTTATATAAATCCTGACTTACTGCAAAAAATAGATTTTGGGGTGAACAGTAAAACTTGGCaggatctaaaaaaaaaaaaaaacaggccggatgcggtggctcacgcctataatcccagcactttgggaggccgaggcaggcggatcacctgaggctaggagttcaaaaccagtctgggcaacatggtgaaaccccgtctctaaaattatacaaaaattagctgggtgtgatggtgggtgcctgtaatcccaggtactcgggagactgaggcaggagaatcacttgaaccccggaggcggagcttgcagtgagccaagatcacaccattgcactcccacctgggcaacagagtgagactctgtctcaaaaataaataaataaaataaaaaataaaaacacagatggTTACTGGATTATAGTGTGTTTAGAGTGCTAAAGTGCCTTATCTTGAGAGGctttagttttttccagttttccttttttgggaGGGGGTTGTACTGCATGGGCCCTAAGGTTGAGTCTGACCTTAACCCGTCATTCTTATTACAAGAAACTatgcacaggccgggcgcggtggctcatgcctgtaatcccagcactttgggaggccgagacgggcggatcacaaggtcaggagatcgagaccatcctggctaacacagtgaaacctcgtctctactaaaaaatacaaaaaactagccgggcgaggtggcgggcgcctcgtcccagctactcgggaggctgaggcaggagaatggcgtaaacccgggaggcggggcttgcagtgagccgagatccggccattgcactccagcctgggcggcagagcgggactccgtctgggaggcggggggggggggaagaaacTATGCACAGGCAGTGCAGTGACATCAAATCATAGCCTATTTAAGGATGGAAAGCCCTGGATTGCTCATAACCCCTTGACCTTGGATAAATCCCACGTCAACTAAGAATGGGAACTGGGGACTTCAGGGCTACTCCCATGCCAGGGGACATCAGCACTTGGCCACTTTCCCCTCGTGCTCAGCGCCCAGAGGTGGTGCCCATTGCACTCTGGGGGCTCCTTTTCCTCAGTTTGTATTAGAGCCTCCATAGTTACCCTTCCCATGCTGGAGAACACTGGACTGAGGTCCCCACAGCCCTTTCTGGGCATGTTGTGGGAAATGGCAGGCTTGGTGTGTTCTGAAGGTAATCCTCAGAGACCATCAGCATCTGAGTGTGAATTTGAGAAAATGGGGCATTGAACCAAAAAGGGAGTTAGAAAATCAGGACTCAAAGTCAAAACTACTCCAGAAAGCAGATTTGGGATCATGGCATGCTCTTGTTTTGTAGGAAAATGAGGACACTTGGGACACAGTCACCTGGGAAGGAAGGGGTAGGGATTAGATACTGTTTATCTCCAGCATGTGCCAGTCACCatatgccttttaattttttttgaggcagggtcttgcgctgtcacccaggtgggagtgcagtggctcgatcatagctcactactgcctcaaactcctaggctcaagcaatcctcctgcctcatttatttatttaatttatttttttgagacggagtctcggtctgtcacccaggctggagtgcagtgaccggatctcagctcactgcaagctccgccttccaggtttacaccattctcctgcctcagcctcccgattagctgggactacaggcgcccgccacctcccccggctagttctttttttgtattttttagtagaggcggggtttcactatgttagccaggatagtctcgatctcctgacctcgtgatccgcccggtctcggcctcccaaagtgctggaattagaagcttgagccaccgtgcccggccttatttatttatttttttgagacagaacctcactctgtcacccaggctggagtgcaatggcacgatcttggctcactgcaacctccacctcccaggttcaagcgattctcctgcctcagcctcctgagtagctgggattacaggtgtgcaccaccacgctcagttaatttttgtatttttagtagagacagggtttcaccatgttggtcaggctggtcttgaactcctgacctcatgatccgccctcggcctcccaaagtgctgggattacaggtgtgagccactgtgcctggccatttatttatttatttttggagagatgaggtctcactatattgccctggctggtcttgaacttctgcgCTCCAGCAGTCGTCAACtttagcctccgaaagtgctactaggattacaggtgtaagctgtCGGGCCTGGCCCACCTTTTAGTTCATTATGCCGGTtgtatggatgaggaaactgaagccccaGAGGTAgagcaacttgtccaaggttcCCTTCCCACTTTAGAAGTGGACTTAAAATCTGGGTACTCTTTCCTCAGAGGGAGGAAATTAGCTCCTTCCATGAGGGAACAGACTGAAGTAAGTCAGAACTATACCGATAGACATGGGCTGTTATGTCACTGCTTAGGGACAGAATGGTATAAATGTGCCGGGGCAAAGAGGAATCTTTTGTAAGTTTCCACCCAGCTTTCCTACCACCAGGCTCGTGTTGTGAGCAGCCCCCTAATCAAGAGCTGCCCCAGCCTTAAGGCCCACCTTGTGGAACAAGTGCACTTAATGGCCatagtagaaagaaaagaaaaaaaaaaaaaaagataagcctCCCAGTCTGCAGTGACTGGCTGATCTGATGTCCTTTGCTAATAGAGGCAGCTTTATAACACATCTCCATCACTGACTAGTAATCCAAAAGGCTCTGAGGTTTTAACGAATGGGATTGGTCCAAAACCTGACCTcactttcatttaatttcatgCCAGCTCCAATACACACCCAGCTGCAGAGACCTTGTCTAGCTAGTGAGCTGCTCAGACACAAAGGCGCTCTAATTACCATCCGCAAGCCAGGCTGACAGGGATTTCAAGTGTTTTCATGTTTATGGAGATCAGAGAAATGTGTTCTGTACATCTTTTTCACCGATGGcaagtataaaataaaaccaaacaaaaaacccaacacaTTTATTCAAAGCAGGCATTTCAGTTAAGTTAAAATCCTATCATCAGGATAGCCACAATTCCAGACACTCCGGTGCGAAGTGTAGATATGTCAGTAGCCACATCTGGATGATGAACAAGCCATTGACTACAAAAACGAGAACAACAACACAGTCTCAGCGCCTTTAGAGTGAACAGTATGTTCCAAGCACTTCACCATGGTTCACAATGGCAAAGCCTGCAGCTTCTCCATTTGGAGGGTCACATTTTCTACTCGGTTTCCTGCACTTACAAAGGCCAGCTGgcatggctgggggaggggcagagggaggaaaTCAACTCCTCTATCCAGGGAATTGCAGCTGTTATTGCAAATGGCCCCGGAGAGCCCATTATAAGCTGCTGTGCTAGGCTGTGTGTCCCTGGAGTGCTCATCACATGGCGTCTCCCTAGCCCCCAACCCAGGCCCCCAGGATCCCAGAGCCACCCGCTTGAGTAGGACAGCAGAGCCAAGTGGGAGAGGAGGAACCCAGGGCTCCGTCTCGGGAGTTTCGGTGAAAGCCCGGAGCGCGGCCAGGGGCGGTGGTCGCCTAGGGAAGCAGACGCCCATCACGTCCGCGCTTTCCCACACCCGCGGTGGCGGCGGCGCGCGTGTCCTCAGGAGACTCCAGCACTTGCAAAAAACACTGCGCTCTTCTCCGAGCACGGGCAGAATCCGGCTACTCTGTCCCGCAACCCAGCGCGTGCCCAGGAAACAGTGACCTTGAACCCGAGGAGAGGCGGGCCGGCTGTGAAAATACACTTTAGAGAGCGCGTGGGGTTCACTCCGCGCCTCTCTACCCTTCCATCACCATTCAAtaccccccgcccccacctcctGTCCCCACCCGTGTCGTACAGCCTTTCCCCCACCACTCTGAGAAAGGCAGACAGTTGCAAAGAGAGCGCAGGGGTTAACTCCTATTCAACCCTCAAAGGGTCCCTTCATGGCACCGCGTGTTTGATATTAAGCAGCACCTCCAAAGACACAAGATGGTTTTTTTAAGTGTCGAAAATATTCAAGTCTGGCGGTTTGGGGTGCACCCTGAAATTATCTACTCATGTTCCCCTCCCCCAAAGTGGATCAGGAGCCAGCCCTGAAAAGGTACAGCAAGTAACTGGCATCATCCTCAGTAGTTCCGGCGCACCGCGATACGGAGAAGCGTGAATTGTGGCCACATGGTCGCGGGGCTGGAGGGCACTGAGAGGCTGCGCGGAACTGCACGCTCCGCGGCTAGGTAGGGTCACGCCAAATGAGGAATCCTACTGACTTGTAAGCGGGGTGCGCTCTGTAAAATCTGCCTTACAATAGGGCCAAGTCctgcatttcaaatattttggccCTCAACCCCAGTTACGCGCGAAACATTCGCGATTTTTCTGTTCCTCGTCTTTAGCTTTTTTCTCCCGCTTCCAAAAGCCAGAGTTCTCCACCAGCCTGAGCAGAATTGCAGCCCTCAGGGGAACCCCTTGCCCTCCAGTCTGAGGCTGGCGCTGTGGCCACCCCGGGCGTGTTAGCTGCCAGGGACAAGAACGCCGTCGCCAGTTCTGAGCTGCGCCCTCCCGGAGGCGCCAGGGTCACTGCAGGCCGCGCGAGGGCTGCGAGGTGAAGGGGGTTCATGCACCGGGGCCGACAGAGGTCCCAGGAGCGGGCGTTGGGGAAGCTTTGCACGTAACTGCAGCCGTCGCGAATGAAGCCTTCGCACGGCTTCCTTGATGAGGTTTCCAGAGAGCACTAGCTGCTGCAGGAGCCGGTGCGGGTCGTCGTCGCCTGTGCGGGTTTCTGGTTGGGACCCGCGTCGCTGCTGCAGGCGGCGGGAGGCGGCGGCTCCCCGGAGCCATCCTCGCCGGCACGGACCCGACAGCGGCTGCCGGACGCCCTGCTTGCCAGCATCCGGAGGCCCATCAAAGTTGGCCTGAGGGGGCAGTGGGGACAGCGCGCTGGAGCCTGTGGCGAGCTCCGCCACGCAGTAGGGCGCAGCGCGGCCCCGCACGCGGCCGCGGTCCCCCAGGGCGCAGCGCAGGACCCCAGGGGGCGCCGGGCCCACAGTCTCAGCCGACGCGGGCGGCAGCAGCAGCGGCACCGCCGAGGGCCTGGCCTTGTCCGCCGGCACCGCCGCAGCCAGGGGCCCCGGGGCCCGCAGCGGCGCCCCCGGGGGCGCGCACGGCGAGGCCGGGCTGTCCTGCGCCGCGTCCAGCTGCAGCGTCTCGCCGATCTGGGCCACCAGCCGGTCCACCTCGCCCGAGCTGCCCAGCGCCACCGACTGCTGCAGCAGGAGGAAgctgtcctcctcctcttcctccccctccgcCTCCTCGCCggtttcctcttcctcctccctccggCACGGCATGGCCCCCTGTCCGGGCACCCGGAGCTGTGCGGGCGTCGCTGGGGGCTCGGCTGCCGGCGGGTGCGGTGGGCCGCGGCGGAGCGGGCGCGGAGCTGAAGACGATGCCCGGGCCgtggccggggccggggccggggccgtgGCAGACGCGGAAGCCGGAGCCCGCCAGTCACTCCAGCCGCGCGCCTGCAGCCGCGGGAGCCGGAATCCTGCCGGCTCTGGTTGATTTGTAAACAATGGGTGACGTCGCGCCGGGCCCTACCACCGCGCCGGGGAGGGGGTGCTGTGCCGCTGGGGGACGGGGCTTCTGCGGGACTGGGGGTCTGGGTGAAGCCGGACTGCCTTCTGAGCGCCTTCGCTCAGGGTGCTGTCTGCAAGGGCGCCCTGGGGACCTGATCCTGGCTCACGCAGTCGGGCGCGATTGGCATTTCCAGAAATGGACACCAGCGTGGACCTTGTTGGTTTCttccacacacaagcacacacacagtaacacacacacaccgaCCCACACACCCCTTCTCTCCGTGCGTCAACTCAACCGGGTTTTAGCGTTTGCGCTTTTGAGGTCCGGCATGCGGGTGTCTGGTGAggatggaaaggaaagagagtCAGGCTAGGGATTTGTAAGGAGATTAGGGAAACGAAACTGAcgggaatggaaaggaagaaggggacCTTGTCGTGCGATGGAGGTGGCAGAGTTGGAAATGGCAAAGAAAGGCCACAGATTAATGTTTCTTGATCGAGATCCTGGGCGGATGGGGGACTGGACTGGGGTTGGCATTGctggagaggaggaggttgctagtcttttttgtttgtttgtttttgagacggagtctcgctctgtcgcccaggctggagtgcagtggcttcatctccactcactacaacctcggcctcctgggttcaagcaaatctcctgcctcagcctcccgagtagctggaattacaggcgcccaccaccacgcccggctaatttttgtatttttagtagagacggggtttcaccatgttggccaggctgttctcggactcctaacctcaggtgatccacccgccttagcgtcccaaagtgctgggattacagacgtgagccactgcgcccggcctaggttgCTAGTTGCtagccgtttttttttttttttttttttttttttttttttttttttttgagacggagtttcgctcttgttgccacaacctccacctcctggattcaagcaagtctcctgcctcagcctcctgagtagctgggattacaggcatgcgtcaccatgcccggctaattttgtatttttagtagagatggatggggtttctccatgttggtcaggctggtccagaactcccgacctcaggtgatccacttgccccggcctcccaaagtgctgggattacaggcgtgagccaccgcgccctgcctttttttttttttttttttttctttttaattgagacagggtctccttctttcacccaggctggagtgcagtggcacgatgttggctcacatCAAAGGAgttttattcataaaagccaaaagTGAAATGgcccaagtgttcatcaacaggtgaatggacaAGCAACCTATTGTACATTCCCACAGGAGGATGACAGAACACAGTTCAGCAACAAAGAGGACTGAATATTGCTGCATGCCGTAACATGAACGAAGCTTACAAgcagtatgctaagtgaaagacgcCAGATAGAAGCAGATATACCTCatatgtttctgtttatatgaagttctagaaCAGGGAAAGTAACTTACAGTGGGGAAAACATCAGAAGACTGGTTGCCTTTGAAAAAGGTAGAGCAGGGGCAGGACGGACACTCTGACACTGAACAGACAGAGGGAACTTGCAGGAGAGTggacatgttctttttttttttttttttttttttttttttttttttttgaggcgaagtctcgctctgtcgcccggactggagtgcagtggccggatctcagctcactgcaagctccgcctcccgggtttgcgccattctcccgcctcagcctcccgagtagctgggactacaggcgcccgccacctcgcccggctagttttttttttgtatttttagtagagacggggtttcactgtgttagtcaggatggtctcgatctcctgacctcgtgatccgcccgtctcgggagTGGACATGTTCTAAATGTTGATATCTTGATTTGGGTTTCACAGGTTTAGGCATGTGTTAAAACTCATTGAgtggactgggcgcggtggctcacgcctgtaatcccaacactttgagaggctgaggtgggtggatcagctgaggtcaggagtttgagaccagcctggccaacatggtgaaaccccatctctactaaaaatacaaaaattagctgggcatggtggctcacgcctgtagtcccagctacttgggaggctgaggcaggagaatcgcttgggcccaagaggcagaggttgcagtaagccaagattgtgccactgcactccagcctgggcaacagagcgagatcctgtctcaaaaaaacaaaaacaaaaacataacaaaaaacaacaaaaagaaaacaattgtaaATTTTATATGAAGAGAATACATTGTAAAGAAAGATTGAATTCTAGTAATAGACATGCTGATGAGCTTGGAGTGAGGTGTACTGATGTTTGCAATTTATTCCAAAGTACACTAAAATGTGAGAAGGATTAATATAGATGGATTAGaaagatagataggtagatatgTGATAAAACATGTATAGTAAAATGTTAAtgttaccatatgacccatcaATTCTACTTTTAGCTATATACctgagaaaattgaaaacatatgttcacataaaaatgtatacacaaatgttgatagcagcattattcatgatagtcaaaaagtggaaacaacccaaatattcatcagcTGATAAATGGATGAATCAAAAGTCGTATACTCATACAAAGGAGTATTAttcaccataaaaaggaatgaagtactgatacatgctacaaaaagaatgaatgttgaaaacattatgctgagtgaatgaaGCCAGACAGGAAAGGCAACATATTGtgtaattctatttatatgaaacatccagaatagacaaatccatagagacagaaggtagattagtggttgccaggggatgggAGAAGGGGGGAATTAGGACTAACAGCTAATGGGTAAGAGTTTTCTCTTTGGggttatgaaaatgttttgaaattagtGGTGATGTTTGTGCAACACAATGAATATACAGAACTAAAAACTATTGaagtgtacactttaaaatgttgaattttatgttacttacatgaaatatatctcaatttaaaaaatactagaatCTAGGTGCTGGGTAACAGCATATTTCAATTTTGTTGGCtatttgaaaaattttacaaTAAAGTGTTAGAAACAATAAGCCATAGAAAAGGGGAAATtgagtgactcaggcctgtaatcccagcactttggcaggccgaggcgggcagattccgaggtcaagagatcgagaccatcctggccaacatggtgaaaccccatctctactaaaaatacaaaaattagccgggcgtggtggcgggcgcctgtagtcccagctacttgggaggctgaggcaggagaatggcgtaaacccgggaggaggagcttgcagtgagctgggatccggtcactgcactccagcctgggcgacagagcgagactccgtctcaaaaaaaaaaaaaagaaaaacaaaaggggaaattagcctgggctgggtgcggtggctcacgcctggccaccgcgcctggccccagggTTGCTTCTTTACCGGTTCTTTCATTACCTCCCAGCCTTCTAAATGGAGGCTCAGCTGACTGGGGAAGAGGGATGTGTACTGAGAAAATTCAAGAGATTAGTGgactcggccaggcgcggtggctcacgcctgtaatcctagcagtttggaaggccgaggtgggtggatcacgaagtcaggagattgacaccatcctggctgacacggtgaaaccccatctctactaaaaatacaaaaaataaattagctgagtatggcggcactctcctgtagtcccaaccactagggaggctgaggcaggagaatggctggaacctgggaggcagaggttgcagtgagccgagattgtgccactgcactccagcctggtgacagagtgagactccacctcaaaacacatacacacacacacacacacacatacacacaaaattagctgggtgtggtggtaggcgcctgtaatcccagctacttggggggctgaggcaggagaatcgcttgaacccgggaggtggaggttgcagtgagccgagatgacgcccttgcatgccagcctgggcaacaaaagtgaaactccatctcaaaaaaaaaaaaaaaaaaaaagagagagagagattagggGACTCAAACTGAGGTGTTAAGAGATGAGGATGAGATATTAAACACCTCTCAGTAGGCTAGGTGCAGCGGCTCgtatctgtaatcacagcagtttgggaggctgaggtgggcggatcacttgaggtcaggagttcgagaccagcctggccaacatggtgaaatcccgtctctactaaaaaaaaaagaaaaagaaaaagaaaaaaacaattagccgggcatggtggcaggccactatattcccagctacttgggagactgaggcaggagaatcacttgaacccaggggacaaagtttgcagtgagtcgagactgtgccatggcactctaacctgggtgacacagtgatattccatctcaaaaaataaaataaaataaacatatttcagTAGATTAGCAACTGAGGAAGCCATGGAAGGCAAAAGTTAAAAATGTCTTGAAGCTGCTCACTAGGCAGGAAAGATAAACCACCAGTTTAGACAGTGGGGAGTAGGGGTGGGAATTAGAACAGTTGGGTCTAGAAGCCAGTAGTTAAAATG
The window above is part of the Rhinopithecus roxellana isolate Shanxi Qingling chromosome 11, ASM756505v1, whole genome shotgun sequence genome. Proteins encoded here:
- the FRAT1 gene encoding proto-oncogene FRAT1; its protein translation is MPCRREEEEETGEEAEGEEEEEDSFLLLQQSVALGSSGEVDRLVAQIGETLQLDAAQDSPASPCAPPGAPLRAPGPLAAAVPADKARPSAVPLLLPPASAETVGPAPPGVLRCALGDRGRVRGRAAPYCVAELATGSSALSPLPPQANFDGPPDAGKQGVRQPLSGPCRRGWLRGAAASRRLQQRRGSQPETRTGDDDPHRLLQQLVLSGNLIKEAVRRLHSRRLQLRAKLPQRPLLGPLSAPVHEPPSPRSPRAACSDPGASGRAQLRTGDGVLVPGS